The nucleotide sequence CATCGCCATCATCATAAGTTCTTTTCTTTAAATCCTTTTCATCAAGCAATTCGACTAGATTTGAGCGATACCACAGATTTGTCTTATCGATTTTGACCCAATCAACACCATTATTGGTTTTAATATCTAAAACCTTACCGATTGTGCCTGTATCGACATATCTTACATGTGAATCAAGAGTAATCTCTTTTTCTCTTGCATCAAAAGCCATGAATATT is from Methanobrevibacter sp. and encodes:
- a CDS encoding DUF2098 domain-containing protein produces the protein MAFDAREKEITLDSHVRYVDTGTIGKVLDIKTNNGVDWVKIDKTNLWYRSNLVELLDEKDLKKRTYDDGDDELDIEALKEKAARLENMEMDSSVAEGGG